Part of the Prunus dulcis unplaced genomic scaffold, ALMONDv2, whole genome shotgun sequence genome, tctagaactatacaatacactaACCACTCTATTTCAAaatgaacttcgtacgaacctgaattgtccaatttcatggaccgatcgatatcggattgagtccaaaacttggggaacatcataatgttgtggcaggagtcatttggtgagttttgagtgaaatccaactGCCAAAACTATGCattacaccaaccactccatttcataaTGAACTTCGTacaaacctgaattgtccTGTTTCATGGACCAATAGATATCGGATTGGGTCCAAAACTTTCggaacatcataatgttgtgggagtcattttgtgagttttgagtgaaatttaGTTgccaaaactatgcaatactcCAACCACCCCACTagagaacgaacttcgtacgaacatgaatagtccaatttcttggaccaatcgatatcggattgagcccaaaacttggggaacatcataatatatGGTGGGatgagtcatttggtgagttttgaatgaaatccaatggctaaaacTGCGCAATACACCAACTACTCcgtttcagaacgaacttcatacgaacctgaattgtccaatttcatggaccaatcgatatcggattgaggccaaaacttggggaacatcataatgttgtgggaggagtcatttggtgagttttaaGTGAAATCCAACTGCCAAAACTATGTAATACACCAACTactccatttcagaatgaacttcgtatgaacctgaattgtccgatttcatggactaatcgatatcggattgagtccaaaacttagggaacatcataatattgtgggaggagtcatttggtgggttttgagtgaaatccaatctccaTAACtgtacaatacaccaaccactccatttcagaacgaacttcgtacgaacctgactTTTTACCCCATAAAAACTTGCCTTTTAGCCACTTTTACAGACCCTAATTATTTTGGACGAATTTCACAACCCTAGACCTCACTTCTTGGTTATTCTCTCCTTTCGTGCACATTAAAACCCTAGCTGTCCATTTATTTCCACCATCAGGTTTGAGCGCAAGAGGTGGTTCTTGGAGAAGTTCAACATCAGAATTGGTTCAAGGGTTTCCTctcatgaatttattttcactcatgttgtttatttttgttttaatctcTTTGAACATGATGTGTAACTAAATTCATAGCTAGGGATTTTGATGTAGCCTTGCAACATTGATCCATGTTTCTAAGTTAAAGTATTCAATTCATCAAtctgtttcttgtttcattcaCTGAATCTATTGTTCAAtttgtttgtcaattttaatgtttgatcaccattaggGTTGCCTACAGATTATCTGGACAAGGTTATAGTAAACATCATGCTTAATCTTGGTAGACATGTGAATGAATGAAGAGAATGCTATGCAAACATCATGCTgtgtattttctttggttctttAACGTTTTCTTGCATGCTAATGACTCTTAACTTGGAACCAAAGTTGAACATCCCAATTAGGTTGCAGATTAGGAGAATTTGATCAAAACCACACATCATATGGCTGatcatatatatgtaaaacgAACTTTGGAAATAGGTTGGTAGTTGAATATGGTTTAATTTAGTAAACATGGAATTAGTTTTGCAATGGTGTATTCGAAATCCCTGGTCTCATCCCTATTCTTTCTACATCAATATATCATTCACTACTACAttcttcttgcattttaagttatttttcatttacaacaCAAAAACTACTTTCAAAttgtcactttcatttttagtTAGGGTTCTTTCAAAACTAGTAATTTATAGAGGTCCAATCGGTCCCTGTGGTTCGACAACCTTACTTGTACCACTATACTAACCATATATTGGCACTTGGAAGGAACacaacaaaattttggcgCCGTTGCCGGGGACTGATTTTAGTCCTCTATAATTGCTTGTTCTCAAAccctaatttcattttatttttgtttctcaggTAGTATATGTCAGATACACTTGCTGAGATAGGCCAAAGACTTGAACGGTTGAAGAGCAACACTTTTGAGAATTCTGTATCAGCTAGTGCCCAGACTAGCAGTGTAGAAGAGGACAATAGTTCTTCTAGCCCAACGAGTGTAGATTCTTTTGATAACTCTAATTCTgacagagaagaagagatggCTGGCAATAACGATGACAACCGAGCTTTGGAAGATTATGCTCAACCGGTTATACCAAATTCCCCTTCGTGCATCTTGCTGCCTACTGAAGCTAGAAATTATGATCTCAAATCTTCACATTTTCACATGCTTCCTTCTTTTTATGGTTTACCTAACGAAGATCCATTAGCCCATATTAAGGAATTCTACAATGTTGTGAGTGGTTTACCTTTGCAGGGAGTGAGTGAAGCAAATCTGAGGATGACGGTTTCTCCTTATACATTGAAAGATAGAGCAAAGGGTTGGCTAATGACTTTAGCACCTGGTTCGCTCACCACTTGGGATGCCATAGCTAAGAAATTTTTGGAGAAGTTTTTCTCTACTCAAAAGACAGCTACTTTGAGAGGGCAAATCTTTAACTTTAAACAAGATGATGGAGAACCTTTCAATGAATGTTGGGAGCGTTTCAAAGGGCTGTTGCTGCAATGTCCACATCATGGGTTACCTCTTTACTTACAAATGCAAATTTTTTATGATGGACTAACCCAAACATGTCAATCGACTGTTGATAATGCAGCAGGTGGagctttgaagaaaaaaaatgctcaGGAGTCATATAACATTTATGAGATGTTGGGATCTAATGCTCAACACAAAGATACAAGAGGTAAACGAGTTGGAGTGTATGAAATGAGTTCTAATAATGATCTTGCCTTGCAGGTGGCTAGTTTGGAAAAGAAGCTCAATTCTATACTCAATATGGTGCCTAAGATAGCTGAGGTGTGTGTCATTTGCAACATACTAGGTCATCCTACTTATCAATGCTCGGCTAGTGAGGCTTATCCCGAGTTCGTTCAAGAGCAAGTGAATCTCATGAATTCTTACAATCAGAGGCCGAGAAATGATCCGTTCTCTAATACATATAACCCTGGTTGGAGAGATCATCCAAATCTCTCATGGAAGAATAACAAtcaatttcagttttgaaCTCAATCCAATATTGATTGGTCCataaaattggacaattcCGGTTCTTACGAAGTTCATTATAAAATgaagtggttggtgtattgcatagttttggcCATtagatttcactcaaaactcaccaaatgactcctcccacaacatGATTACGTTCCCCACGTTTTGGACACAATCCGATATCAATTGGTCctagaaattggacaattcaggatCGCACGAAGTTTGTTCTGAAATGGTGTGGTTGGGGTACTGCAAAGTTTTAgtcattggatttcactcaaaactcaacaAATAACTCAtgccaccatattatgatgttccccaagttttggactcaatctgaaatggagtggttgttGTATTGtgtagttctagagattgcatttcactcaaaacacaCCAAATGACACCTCCCACCAAGTTTTGGACTTAATCTGATaacgattggtccatgaaattggataaTTAacgttcgtacgaagttcgttctgaaatggagtggctggtgtattgcatagttcaagagattggatttcactcaaaacccaccaaatgactcctcccactaTATTATGATGTTTCCCAAGTtctggactcaatccgatatcgactggtccaagaaattggacaattcattcgtacgaagttcgttccgaaatggagtggttggtgtgtTGCATTgttttagccattggatttcactcaaaacacacaaaataactcctcccacaacattatgatgttccccaagttttggactccaTCCGATTAATGATTGTTCcatgaaatcggacaattcaggttcctacgaagttcattctgaaatggagtgctGGGTGCATTGCATAGTTTTcgcaattggatttcactcaaaactttctaaatgactcctcccaccatatatTATGATGCTCCCTAAGTTTTGGACTCAGttcgatatcgattggtcaatgaaatcggacaattcaggttcgtaagaagttcgttctgaaatggagttgTTGGtatattgcatagttttggcaattggatttcactcaagaCTCAccaatgactcctcccacaatattatgatgttccccaactTTTGGACTCAGTCTGTTCTCGATAGGTCTATGAAATCAGACAATTCAAGTTCATAAAAAGTtcattctgaaatggagtggttggtgtattgcatagctCCAGAGATTTGATTTCACTCAAagctcaccaaatgactcctcccccAATATTATGATTTTCCCTAAGTTTTGGACTCagtccgatatcgattggtccatgaaatctgacaattcaggttcgtaagAAGATaattctgaaatggagtggttggtgtattgcatagttgtggcaattggatttcactcaaaactcaccaattGACTCATCCCTAtacattatgatgttccccaagttttggactccaTCTAATATCGATTCGTCCctgaaatcggacaattcaggttcgcatgaagttcgttctgaaatggagtagTTGGAGTATTGCATAATTTTCGCAATtgaatttcactcaaaacttaccaaatgactcctcgcACCatatattatgatgttccccaagttttggactcaatctgaTATCAATTGTATAATGTAATCagacaattcaagttcgtaAGAAGTTCATTcggaaatggagtggttggtgtgtTGCATAGTTTTGCCCATTGGATTTccctcaaaactcaccaatgactcctcccaaaatattttgatgttccccaagttttgaactcaatccgatatcgactggtccatgaaatcggacaattccGGTTCGTACAAAGTTCGttatgaaatggagtggttggtgtattgcatagttttggtcattggatttcactcaaaactcaacaAATGACTCCTGCCACCATTTTGTGAtattccccaagttttggactccatccgatatcgattggccCATGAAATTGGAGAATTCAGGTTCATACGAAGTTCGttatgaaatggagtggttggtgtaatGCATAGTTTTggccattggatttcactcaaaactcaccaaatgactcctcccacaacattatgatgttccccaagttttagACCCAATCctatatcgattggtccatgaaattggacaattcaggttcgtacgaagttcgttcagAAATGCAGTGGTAGGTGTATTGCATTgttttagccattggatttcacttaaacatcaccaaatgactcctcccacaatattttgatgttccccaagcgttgaactcaatccgatatcgactGGTCCttgaaatcggacaattctggttcgtacgaagttcgttatgaaatggagtggttggtgtattgcatagttttggtcattggatttcactcaaaactcgaCAAATGACTCTtgccaccatattatgatattccccaagttttggacaccatccgatatcgattggtccaagaaatcggacaattcaagttcgtacGACGTTCGTTATGAAACGGAGGggtggtgtattgcatagttttggcCATTGGATTTCACCCAAAGCTCACAAAATAGTCCTTTGAcaacattatgatgttcccctaGTTTTGGattcaatccgatatcgattggtccatgaaattggacaattcaggttcgtacgaagttcgttctaaaatggagtggttggtgtattgcatagttttggcaattgaatttcactcaaaacttaCCAAATGATTCCTCCCACCatatattatgatgttccccgaGTTTTGGACTCAGTTCGATATCGATTGTTCcatgaaatcggacaattcaggttcgtaagaagttcgttctgaaattgagtggttggtgtattgcatagttttggccattggatttcactcaaaactcaccaatgactcctcccacaatattatgatgttccccaagttttggactcagtCCGACATCGAGTGGTCCATATGAGGTTCATTCTTAagtggagtggttggtgtattgtgtagttctagagattgaaTTTCACTCCAAAACCCCCAAATGACACCTCCCACAGTATTATGACGTTCCCCAAGTTGTGGACTCAATCTGATATCAagtggtccatgaaattggccAATGacggttcgtacgaagttcatcCTCAAATGGAGTGGTtcgtgtattgtatagttctagagattgaatttcactcaaaacgcACCAAGTGACACCTctcaccatattatgatgttccacaagttttggactcaatccgatatctattggtccatgaaatcggacaattcatGTTCGttcgaagttcgttctgaaatggaatGGTTGGTGTATTctatagttctagagattggatttcactctaAACCGACCAAATGACTcgtcccaccatattatgatgctccccaagttttggacgtaagccgatatcgattggttcATGAAATCGAACAATTCATGTTCGTACGAGGTTCGTtttgaaatggagtggttggtttATTGCATAATTTTAGCCATttaatttcactcaaaacagaccaaatgactcctcccaccatattatgacgttccccaagttttgggcttaatccgatatcgattggtccaacAAATTGAACTATTCATGTTTGTACGAAGTTCGTGATCtattggtgtggttggtgtattgcatagtttcacgcaaaactcaccaaataaACCCTCCCAcaacattatgatgttccccatgttttggactcaatccaatatcaattggtccatgaaattgcaCAATTCAGGTCCGTaagaagttcgttctgaaatggagtggttggtgtattacATAGTTTTggcaattggatttcactcaaaactcaccaaatgactcctcccgcaatcttatgatgttccccaagttatGGACTCAAttcgatatcgattggtccatgaaattggacaattcaggctcgtacgttctgaaatggagtggttggtgtactGCAGAGTTGTAGCCTTTGGATTGCATTCAAAACTcgccaaatgactcctcccaccatatactatgatgttccccaagttttggactcaatttgatatcgattggtccgtgaaattggacaattcaggttcgtacgaagttcgttctaaAATGGAGTAGTTACTTTATTACATAGTTcaagagattggatttcactcgaAAGCCACCAACTGACTACTCACActatattatgatgttccccaggTTTTGTACTCAATCTGATGTCGGTCGGTCcttgaaattggacaattcaggttcgaaCGAAGTTCGCTAGGAAATGACGTGGTCGGTGTATTGCACAgttttagccattggatttgactcaaaactcaccaaatgacgcctcccacaacattatgatgttccccaagttgtggactcaatccgatatggattggtccatgaaattggacaattcaagttcgtacgaagttcgttctgaaaaggagtggttggtgtattgcagcgttctagagattggatttcccTCAAagcccaccaaatgactcctcccacaatgttatgtttttccccaagttttggactcaatccgatatcgagtgattcatgaaattggacaattcaagttcgttctaaaatggagtggttggtgtattgcataatTCTAGAggttggatttcactcaaaacccaccaaatgagtcctgccacaatattatgatgttccccaagttttggactcaatctgatatcgattggtctGTGAAATCAGACAATTCATgttcgtacgaagttaattcttgaatggagtggttggtgtgtTGGACTGTTTTAGCCATTTGATTTCGGTCACACagtgactcctcccacaacatTATGATGATCCCCAAgctttggactcaatccgatatagACTGGGCCATGAAATCAGACAGTTAAGGTTTCTTCCGAAATTCgatctgaaatggagtggttggtgtgtTGCATAGTTTTGGCGATtgaatttcactcaaaacacaccaaatgactcccccgacaacattatgatgttccGCAAGTTtcggactcaatccgatatcgattggtccatgaaattggacaatccAGGTTCGTGCGAAGTTCATTTTGAAAtagagtggttggtgtattgtatagttctattGATTGGATTTcgctcaaaacccaccaaatgcctcatcccacaatattatgatgtttcccaagttttggactcaatccgatatcgattggacCATGAAAtaggacaattcaggttcgtacgacgTGCATTCTGAAATGGaatggttggtgtattgcatagctttagccattggatttcGCTTAAAACTGACCatatgactcctcccaccatattatgatgctTCCCATTTTTTGGACTCAATTccatatcgattggtccatgaaattggataaCTCAGGTTCGCACGTAGTTTGTcatgaaatggagtggttggtgtattgcgtAGTTTTATCCATTGGATTTGACTTAAAACCAACCAAATGACTCCTTCCACCATAtcatgatgttccccaagttttggactcaatccgatatcaaTTGGTCCAAGACATttgacaattcaggttcgtacgaagttagttctgaaatggagtggttggtgtattgtatggttcaagagattggatttcactgaAAACCTgacaaatgactcctcccaaagtgtatgatgttccccatggtttggactcaatccgatattgATTGGTCCCTTAagttggacaattcaggttcgtatgACATTCGTTCTAAAGTGGAGtagttggtgtattgtatagttgtAGAGATtcgatttcactcaaaactcaccaaatgacttcTCCCACcacattatgatgttccccaagttttggacttaatccgatatcgattggtccatgaaatcggacaattcaggttcataCGAAGTTCGTTCCGGAATGGAGTGGTCGGTGTATTTCATAGTTTTAGCAATTGGATTTccctcaaaactcaccaaatgactcctcctgCAACTTTttatgttccccaagtttcggactcaatccgatatcgattggtccatgaaattggacaattcaggttcgttctaaaatggagtggttggtgtattgtatagttctagagattggatttcactcaaaaccaaATGACTGCTCCCACTATATTATGAcattccccaagttttggactaaATCCGATACTGATTGGTCCCTGAAATTAGACAATTTAGGTTCGCACGAAGTtcattctgaaatggagtggtttgTGTATTGtgtagttctagagattggatttcactcaaagaGCAcgaaatgactcctcccacaatattttgatgttccccaagttttggacttaATCCGATATCAAACGGTCCATGAAATCGGataattcaggttcgtacgaagttcgttctgaaatgaagtagttggtgtattgcatagttttatcCATTAGATTTCGCTCAAAGCTCACCAAAtaactcctcccaccatattgtGATGTTCCCCAATTGGTCCTAAAAATTGGACTATTCATGTTCATATGAAGTTCATTCTCTTAtagagtggttggtgtattgtatagttttggcaattggatttcactaAAAACTCACCAGATGAGTCCCAGaacattatgatgttccccaagttttggactcaatccgatattgATTGGTCCgtgaaatcggacaattcaggtttgaacgaagttcgttctgaaattgAGTGATTGGTGTATGACATAGTTTtagcaattggatttcactgaaaactcaccaaatgactccccCAGCTTCCTAggtcatcttgcaggcctcatttCAGCAACTTACGCAAGTCGGATGTGGAGACATCCTTGACagaagttgttccaatgggtgtctattatagcatatccaaatttcagccCGATTGGATAAATCTGGAGCCCTCAGCACGTCAAAGACTGAACCAAATTCATAGAAAAGTCTTGTTGGCTGGCGTCACGTTTAATGTGGCTATATCCATAGAGCCCTGTGCTACACATTAAAGCTGCACACTCATTCAAGAGGGAGGcagacacacacattcacttcatccattactctcatacacacattcagattcaccataaagagagaagagaggttGGAGCTGTCCTGGGAACTACACTACTGCCAGCTTGTTCTTCTCGTCTCTTTATTCTACctatgtatttcttattttctttattcatagttatgtctaactaatccatttagttagggcttaggatgaagccctagtcatgaatattcaatgttatggatgattttatagttaattgatttccttgctttcATTATCAAGCTGTTAATCTCcagtttattatgtgcttaatttattatttcttggagtagctaactaggattttatgcatctagcacAGGTTGGGAAGGGGTTTAATTCACTAATTCTACTCtcctttcacaagcaacacatgaatggcctaagaatcattcaaggggttaataaACCATAGATTGACTAGGACAGATACCatgttctaggacttgtgtgattatcatattctcatGGAGCTTAACGACTCTTGCatgctttattctaagtagataccatgcttaggttgcatattagaTACCATGCACAATTAcatgccttaggagaatcatgcatcctgcacctagataccgtaggcttgtatgcgataatctattgttgatgaagcttgagtcaatttctatgcattcataacttggaGAGGAAAACTAGTGATAGATTCCAAGGCTCTAACACCTCTCAATCATTGTTTCACAACTTGTTAACTGCTGCCAGTGTTTACTTTAGAGCActttcatttcaacaacaaaaactccCATTTCGAGTGCGCGTGTGGTGCTAGGATTCTGTCCTAGACCTTGAGCAATTAGCAAGAGGCATTGTCGAATTCGACCTTGCCTTCAGCTAGTTAGTCAGTTTCTTTGTTCTATGTTTTTCCAGCATTCTaagtaatttaacttggaaccaagttaccattctccgtggcatcgacctcgtatttacataagctatacAATAAATGGTTCGTGCACTTGTgagaattaaagttgttgtttttaataactcattttagttgttaagaatagTCTCAATAGTAGTTTTAGCCACTGGATTTCACtgaaaactcaccaaatgacttcTCCTACCAtgttatgatgttccccatgttttgggctcaatccaaTATAGATTCGTCCAagaaatcggacaattcaggttcgctATGAAATGAAGTGCTTGTTGTATCgcatagttctagagattagATTTTcgtcaaaacccaccaaatgactcctcccactaTATTATGACGTTCCCCAAGTTTtcgactcaatccgatatcgattggccCATGAAATTGGATGTTGAGCCAattcttaacaactaaaatgagttattaaaaatagcaactttaattctcgcaagtgcacgaaccatttatagtatagcttatgtaaatacgaggtcgatcccacggagaatggtaacttggttccaagttaaattacttagaatgctagaaaaacATAGAACAAAGAAACTGACTAACTAGCTAAAGGCAAGGTCGAATTCAACAATGCCTCTTGCTAATTACTCAAGGTCTAGGACAGAATCCTAGCACCACACACGCACTCGAAATGggggggttttgttgttgaaatgaaaagaagaaagtgaaatgaaagtgctcgaaagtaaacactggcagcaatcaacaagttgtgaaacaatgattgagaagtgttagagccttggaatccaccactagttttcctatccaagttatgaatgcatagaaattgactcaagcttcatcaacaatagattatcgcatacaagcctatggtatctaggtgcaggatgcatgattctcctaaggcatgtgattatgcatggtatctacacaacacgtgatctctaatatgcaacctaaccatggtatctacttagaataaagcatataagagtcattaagctccttgagaatatgataatcacacaagtcctagaacatggtatctgtcctagtcaacctatggttattaaccccttgaatgattcttaggccattcatgtgttgcttgtgaaaggagagtagaattggtgaatctaaaccccttcccaacctgtgctagatgcataaaatcctagttagctactccaagaaaacatacatcaagcacataataaactggagattaacaacttgataacaaaagcaaggaaatcaattaactataaaatcatccataacattgaatattcatgactagggcttcatcctaaaccctaactaaatggattagttaAAAATAACTATGAATactgaaaataagaaatacatagataggataaagagaggagaagaactagatgatggcagcaaggaagttcccaggacagctccaagctcccttgacagctccaagctctcttctctctttttggtgaatctgaatgtgtgtatgagagtaatggatgaagtgaatgtgtgtgtgtctgaCCCCTTTGAATGAGTGTGCAACTCTATATTTATAGAGTGCAATTTCGTCCTCCCATTTGGTTGGTGAAGCACACCCCTCTTCTGctcccaactgctccagcccatacttgccaactgctccagctgacAAATACATGCTTTGGTATGGGTTCTTTATGGAAAgcttgacttttgttcatctttctgaGCTTCTGAGCTTATTTGACTCCCATGTGTGGCTGCCCATGTGTAGCACATGGCTCTATGGATTGTagccacattaaatgtgatggcagccaacatGACATTTCTCTGCACTTGGTTCAGTCTTTGACGTGTTGAGGGCTCCAGATTtatccaattgggctgaaatttgg contains:
- the LOC117612573 gene encoding uncharacterized protein LOC117612573 → MSDTLAEIGQRLERLKSNTFENSVSASAQTSSVEEDNSSSSPTSVDSFDNSNSDREEEMAGNNDDNRALEDYAQPVIPNSPSCILLPTEARNYDLKSSHFHMLPSFYGLPNEDPLAHIKEFYNVVSGLPLQGVSEANLRMTVSPYTLKDRAKGWLMTLAPGSLTTWDAIAKKFLEKFFSTQKTATLRGQIFNFKQDDGEPFNECWERFKGLLLQCPHHGLPLYLQMQIFYDGLTQTCQSTVDNAAGGALKKKNAQESYNIYEMLGSNAQHKDTRGKRVGVYEMSSNNDLALQVASLEKKLNSILNMVPKIAEVCVICNILGHPTYQCSASEAYPEFVQEQVNLMNSYNQRPRNDPFSNTYNPGWRDHPNLSWKNNNQFQF